Proteins found in one Homalodisca vitripennis isolate AUS2020 chromosome 4, UT_GWSS_2.1, whole genome shotgun sequence genomic segment:
- the LOC124360401 gene encoding uncharacterized protein LOC124360401 isoform X2 — MISSPLITALEQDEQFLATVLRSSEHDPHLRLDQLEMETGLAPDVYNNSVTKVHVRGRKGKTLMQFYKTLVIKRCPEQQTRQKDPAFCNEVTVYSSVLPALLQWTQDPSLLPFPACLHTSNSVIVLEDLSSSGFLTGNRIKGLDLDHSILAFQALGRFHAVSLSLKYQNRRALDNILSQVQEVVFVPEAAPVFGVSLENALELAVTSLKHCPEQVIFDAVQILQSLQGRTFRTLMSLLTPKEPLSVICHGDFWINNVMFRYKNNKVSEVAFTDLQVVRYSSLATDILHFMYTSLEPGLSRDYSDELLKVYHKSLSETMAKIAPSAPPITLEDISDEIESHALYGLLMSFLVQPNIANSAKKLENSSQYFNNFSLSYYQRVKDIVLEFADKSFI, encoded by the exons ATGATCTCAAGTCCATTGATCACTGCCCTGGAGCAGGACGAGCAATTCCTCGCTACTGTGCTACGGAGCAGCGAGCACGACCCTCATTTGAGATTGGACCAGCTGGAGATGGAGACTGGGCTAGCTCCAGATGTATACAACAACTCAGTCACTAAGGTCCATGTCCGTGGTCGTAAGGGGAAAACTC TGATGCAGTTTTATAAGACACTTGTGATCAAAAGATGCCCGGAGCAACAGACTCGTCAGAAAGACCCCGCATTCTGTAATGAGGTGACAGTGTATAGCAGTGTTTTACCTGCCCTGCTACAGTGGACCCAGGACCCGAGTCTGTTACCGTTTCCTGCCTGCCTGCACACATCCAATAGTGTCATTGTGCTCGAGGATCTCTCCTCCAGTGGGTTCCTTACTGGCAACCGAATCAAAGGACTTGACCTAGATCACTCAATACTTGCCTTCCAG GCGTTGGGGAGATTCCATGCAGTATCACTATCTCTGAAATACCAGAACAGAAGAGCTCTGGACAACATTCTGAGTCAAGTGCAGGAAGTGGTCTTCGTTCCTGAGGCAGCTCCAGTATTCGGTGTATCTCTGGAGAACGCGTTGGAGCTTGCCGTCACATCTCTCAAACATTGCCCTGAGCAGGTCATATTTGACGCAGTGCAAATACTACAGAGTTTACAAGGACGGACTTTTCGGACACTGATGTCTCTTTTAACGCCAAAAGAGCCATTAAGCGTAATTTGCCATGGTGACTTTTggataaataatgtaatgtttcgctataaaaataataaagtgtcCGAAGTAGCTTTCACAGATTTACAGGTGGTAAGATATAGTTCGTTGGCTACTGATATTTTGCATTTCATGTACACAAGTTTAGAACCGGGGCTATCAAGAGATTACAGTGATGAACTGCTCAAAGTGTACCATAAAAGTCTTTCAGAAACAATGGCTAAAATAGCACCGTCAGCACCCCCCATTACATTGGAAGACATATCAGACGAAATTGAAAGTCACGCTTTGTATGGACTACTTATGAGTTTCCTAGTCCAGCCTAATATAGCCAATAGTGCCAAGAAACTGGAGAATTCatctcaatattttaataacttttctctGTCCTACTATCAAAGAGTCAAAGATATTGTTCTAGAATTTGCTgacaaaagttttatataa
- the LOC124360401 gene encoding uncharacterized protein LOC124360401 isoform X1 has product MSDIFNFCSFKWWKMISSPLITALEQDEQFLATVLRSSEHDPHLRLDQLEMETGLAPDVYNNSVTKVHVRGRKGKTLMQFYKTLVIKRCPEQQTRQKDPAFCNEVTVYSSVLPALLQWTQDPSLLPFPACLHTSNSVIVLEDLSSSGFLTGNRIKGLDLDHSILAFQALGRFHAVSLSLKYQNRRALDNILSQVQEVVFVPEAAPVFGVSLENALELAVTSLKHCPEQVIFDAVQILQSLQGRTFRTLMSLLTPKEPLSVICHGDFWINNVMFRYKNNKVSEVAFTDLQVVRYSSLATDILHFMYTSLEPGLSRDYSDELLKVYHKSLSETMAKIAPSAPPITLEDISDEIESHALYGLLMSFLVQPNIANSAKKLENSSQYFNNFSLSYYQRVKDIVLEFADKSFI; this is encoded by the exons ATGTCCGACATCTTCAACTTCTGCTCTTTCAA ATGGTGGAAGATGATCTCAAGTCCATTGATCACTGCCCTGGAGCAGGACGAGCAATTCCTCGCTACTGTGCTACGGAGCAGCGAGCACGACCCTCATTTGAGATTGGACCAGCTGGAGATGGAGACTGGGCTAGCTCCAGATGTATACAACAACTCAGTCACTAAGGTCCATGTCCGTGGTCGTAAGGGGAAAACTC TGATGCAGTTTTATAAGACACTTGTGATCAAAAGATGCCCGGAGCAACAGACTCGTCAGAAAGACCCCGCATTCTGTAATGAGGTGACAGTGTATAGCAGTGTTTTACCTGCCCTGCTACAGTGGACCCAGGACCCGAGTCTGTTACCGTTTCCTGCCTGCCTGCACACATCCAATAGTGTCATTGTGCTCGAGGATCTCTCCTCCAGTGGGTTCCTTACTGGCAACCGAATCAAAGGACTTGACCTAGATCACTCAATACTTGCCTTCCAG GCGTTGGGGAGATTCCATGCAGTATCACTATCTCTGAAATACCAGAACAGAAGAGCTCTGGACAACATTCTGAGTCAAGTGCAGGAAGTGGTCTTCGTTCCTGAGGCAGCTCCAGTATTCGGTGTATCTCTGGAGAACGCGTTGGAGCTTGCCGTCACATCTCTCAAACATTGCCCTGAGCAGGTCATATTTGACGCAGTGCAAATACTACAGAGTTTACAAGGACGGACTTTTCGGACACTGATGTCTCTTTTAACGCCAAAAGAGCCATTAAGCGTAATTTGCCATGGTGACTTTTggataaataatgtaatgtttcgctataaaaataataaagtgtcCGAAGTAGCTTTCACAGATTTACAGGTGGTAAGATATAGTTCGTTGGCTACTGATATTTTGCATTTCATGTACACAAGTTTAGAACCGGGGCTATCAAGAGATTACAGTGATGAACTGCTCAAAGTGTACCATAAAAGTCTTTCAGAAACAATGGCTAAAATAGCACCGTCAGCACCCCCCATTACATTGGAAGACATATCAGACGAAATTGAAAGTCACGCTTTGTATGGACTACTTATGAGTTTCCTAGTCCAGCCTAATATAGCCAATAGTGCCAAGAAACTGGAGAATTCatctcaatattttaataacttttctctGTCCTACTATCAAAGAGTCAAAGATATTGTTCTAGAATTTGCTgacaaaagttttatataa